A region of the Callithrix jacchus isolate 240 chromosome 10, calJac240_pri, whole genome shotgun sequence genome:
AGTGAGGAGCCTACCAAATATTCAACTATAATGTACAATATGTGAGATATAAGACCATTTTCATGCTGTCTGTTACAGAAACTTATCTTTCCAGATAAAATCAGCTGTGGATACACTGAGTCTCCTTCCCACAAATagcaaaacacacattttttttttttgagtccacCTCTCAACTGCATTCTGTATTCGTGAAACTACTTACATACTCTTCATATCCATGTACCGTCATCTTTACAAACAACCACACAAATGCCTGCATATATTGATCATCCCACTTCCTTACCTATCTTCACTTACTAATGTCAGTCCTGGTATTGCTAGTAGGCTTTTGTAAAGATATACTCTTCAAAACCTTTATTCCTTTCGTGATGCATAGACACTCTAGCTGTGGTGTCCTGAGTATTTCCCAGCTGCTCCTATCAAATTCCACCTTAGTTTAACTTTGGTCAGGAGAAGATTCCTAGAGaaagacaataataataacaacaatagcaATAAAAGACTTTTCTTCAAAGTCTCTTGGCCTTGCCCTGGTATAATAAAGAAGAATCATGAGAATCCTGTCTGTTTGTTGCTACTTTCATTTGACATGTTATTTAGTTTCTCCAAACCTCAATCTGAGTCCATTTGGATGTGATACTCAGAAGAAATTATAGGAGATTAACTAAAACTGTACACATTATCTtttataaagataagaaaattgtTGTTAGACTCAGAAGCTTTATtagcttttttaaactttttgaattttgttgGAAGGACAGAGAGGGTAGGAGGGAGTCTAGGAAATTCACTCTTTGTTTGATAAGAACCCATTCTGCTTAGTCCAAATCATCAGGACTTCCAGTGTTAAGGGTTTAATACCAGGTTCCTTCTCAAGATTTGTTCtcatttatgggtttttttttttttttaaaatgctttcagaaTCTATAGTCTTTGGTTTAAAAGGTTATCCATGTTAGGAATGAAGCCAAACCTATGGTCAGTGTTTCTGTAGGCAATGTTTTCATAGGCAAGGATAGTTCTGTACTTCTCCAGATAAGGAATAGATTAAACTCACTTCTTTCTATTTGGTTCAATACCAGGttcttaagaaaaaacaaattgggAATAGTTTCACAGAAAGAAACATCCTCTAGTTTCTTgcgatttctttttttgtatcacATGCTAGAGTTTCTCTGCTCACTCATTTATCCAAAGTCTCTCTGATATTAGTCTTTTTGCAAATGCAGGTGAACCATGCTTTCTCTCTCACCTGGTATTTCAAGATACAGTGTTTGCTAAAGTCCTACAGGAAGCTTTCTTCTCCATGTCCAAAATCAAGAATGTTGTGATCTTGATTGAGCATCCTTATTATTCATGCAGCTCTCTCTTGAGGATAGTAATCTCCTGAAAAGCCACcttctctttttaatttgaagTCACCTTTCATTGCTTTCTAGGAATTCACCACAAGTGGCCCAAGTACTGAGTTCTTTTCAGCAAGTAACTTGAAAATCACTTTTTAAGTGTTGGTCTCATCTCAGGTCactctgaagttaatttttaaaaatgtactatgGACATTtttctatcacacacacacacacacacacacacggaattcTCAAAAGTTTATTGCATAACAGACATCTCTGTGAACTCTGCAATAGCTGAATTCATGTTTATTTCATATATGAACCTCTACTGAATATACATGGAAACTATCTTAGGATTCTGAAATGATAAACTATATCTGCTTTCCTGTTGCTTTTCCCCACTCTACTCACATATACAATACTCactttacacaaacacacacatatgtcaAGGGACCTTTTTTTGTTATGTAGtttcaagtttaaaaattaacatgatCTTTCAGGCACTGACATTCCCAGGAGTGGTTACAAATTAATGAATTCAACTAGGAATATTGTGACCAGCAGTAAATCCTCCTTATGATGAATCATACTTGGGAATTTAAACAGCACTTTCAGGAAACTTTCATAATTTACTTTTTGACAAATAAAATCATACTTTTTTCACAAACCTAGAAAATCATTGTTTTCCtgaagaaactaaaattttattgaCCCCATGTCAGACGATATGCAGGCAATCTAGGATTAAAAAATCAATCACGATCCAGGGTataaatatgtctatatatacatatatgtatatgtatgtataaatatgtctatatacatatatgtagatatatgtataaatacatatgtatatacatatatgtagatgtatgtatatatacatatgtttataccGGCATATTCATACCCTGGGTTATGATTGCTTTTGAATcatgaaaatacatatatgtatatatagacaaatttatacatatatgtgttttcCATGAAAATGAgtatttctggctgggcgtggtgcctcatgggtgtaatcccagcactttgggaggctgaggcagactgcctgagctcaggagttcaaaaccagccttggtaacactgtgaaaccccatctctactaaaatgcaaaaaaaaaaaaaaaatagctgggcgtggtggtgtgcatctgtagtcccagttactcaggaggctgaggcaggagaattgcttgaacacgggaggcagaggttgcagtgagcagagattgcaccactgcatgccagcttgggcaacagtgtgagattccatctaacaataataataaagtgagtatttcttcttattatttttattattttattgatatatcaAATGCACTGAGACCTAGCACAGAGGGTAGATTAAACGTTGTATCAATATTTACAAATTCAACAAGATACCATTCATTCAAAACATGTGGTGAACAACCTGTGTATTACTAACTGCATCTGTACTTGAGACACAAGAGTGAAAAATAACCATATgaaatagaatttgaaaaataacCATATGAAATAGAATTTATCAATAAACTTAATCCCTTAGGTTCTTTGAGAATgactaaaaattacataaaatctcAGACTTGGACCAGTCAGCCTACATCATTTAACCGTAaatttactaaatacaaaaacttCTTCTATTTGAATCGGTGAAATGGTCAACAGAACTGAGAAGACCTATATCTCCAAGGACTAATTATATCTGGACTCTGAAATAAAGCTATTTGTGTCAACTTCCTTATTTGTTCAGAGGAATCTTGGCATAAAgagaaaaagttataaaacaatgaataactttaccattttattcattaatttttgcaaataaatttattCAAAGAATCAGAAGTTTCCTCTgggaaaatggaaattatttgaGAGTAATTGCTTACATGGCAAAACACCTTAGCTCACTTATCAGTTTCCTTATTAAAAATACCttcacggtgtatatgtgccacatttttccaatccagtctattatcaatgggcattttggttgattccaggtcttatgcagcaatcagaaatgatgagtttgtgtcgtttgtagggacatggatgaatctggagaacgtcatcctcagcaaactgacacaagaacagaaaaatgaaacactgcatattctcactcataggcgggtgatgaaaaatgagaacatatggacacagaaaggggagtactaaacactggggtctattggggggaaaaggggagggccagtgggagggggaggtggggagggatagcctggggagaaatgccaaatgtgggtgaaggggagaaggaaagaaaagcacactgccatgtgttttcctatgcaactgtcttgcatgctctgctcatgtaccccaaaacctaaaatccaataaaaaatttaaaaaaaaataccttcactTCTTTCACCACATTGTCTCTATCAAGTCTAAACTATTATGCCATAAGCTTTATCCATTACCGTTAAATTTTCACTTTCAAAGAGATATTTGGGACTACTAGAGCCCAGATCTCCAAACCCTACAAATATTTCAACCTAACAAGCTTCTTCAAAAACATTCTCAAGACTATGTCAAAGTAGTGTTCTCCCTTAGTGCAAATAATAAAGTGTGAAtctaatttatatttgttttcccaCAATGGTTCAAGACCCAAAATAAATACTGAGTCTTCTGCTTAGGAGTCTCAGTAACTATATCCACTGTTAAATAAATCTCACTTTGGGTCCAAACTCCAATTTCTTTTCACTGGTCTATCAAATGCTAAATTATATGTGATTTATTGTTTAATcacatataattctttttaaaaataggaatactttttaaaagtaatacttTCATATTCAGTTTGACTAGAAAACTTTCCTTTGGTGAAAATGGGtcttaataatgaaaatatttgttttgcttcCTCTTCATTGTCATTGATAATGTTTGTGagtatataaacataatttcatAAGGAAGAGTGCAAACAGATGCTGGTAGGActatagagaaaatgaaatgcttaCATATTATTGGTAGAAATGTCAATTTGTTTctgccactttggaaagcagtttggggatttctcaaagaatttaaaataaaacgaCTGTTTGACCTGGCattcccattactaggtatattcccaaaagaaaataaattgttctatcaaaaagacacatgtactcatCTGTTcatgtggcactattcacaataccaaagacatggaatcaatccatcTGTCCATAAATGGAGGAATAGATAATGAAAAtttagtacatatacaccatggaatactaaaccatcataaaaataaaataaaaaggaacaaaagctaCTTCTGGAACATCACACAGCTTACAATGGATAATTGCCTCCTGTATTCCCCATGAAAGAAATCTTAAGGTGCTAAGAAACTGTCAAGAAACACTGTTGTCCTTGGTGTGGAAGAGAAGAAATGTTGAAAACTGGAAAAGAGAATAATATGattgtaaaaattattctaatatttaGGAAGAGACATAAATATATCCCAGGCCCAAATCACTGACAGTCTCATAGAAATGTGGTAGGGGGAAGAAAGGTTGCTTTAATATGTATATAAGGTAAATTCCAATTAATTAAGgattaatattttaatctctAGGACTAAACACTAAAACAAgttttttaaggtaaaaataataagcaaagagaataaacaaaatacaataaaataaacagtTATTTAAACCTTAAGGTGGAAACTAAAGGGGAAAAAACTAAGTAAATTAAACTCATAGAAATCAATCAAGGACATAGTAACTTTTAATCTAATCAAAATAAGAATTACATTACATAAAAAGTCTAAACACAGCAATTAAAACATTGAGGTTTCTGTATTAAGTATGTAAACATCAACAAACTTGATACTATGTATAAgaaatccactttaaatataaaaatattggtgAATTATAATAAAAGGTTGAATGAATTTTGCcatgcaaaaattaacaaaaaaaaaagatgaagtacCTAAATTAGTATCAGACAAATTAGGCTTCAGTAGAAGAAATTTTCCAATAAATATAATTCCacaaccaaaaagagaaaatttgaataaaaaagaaaatcctaagtgTATATTCACTTAGAGCATTTAAACCTTTGACACAAAGGCGAAAAGATATGAAACAAGAATTAGCCTAATTCCCAATCATAGTTCAGACTCTTGAACGGTCCTCTTTCTATAACCAAAACAACAATTACACAGACAATCagtgaaaatatagaaaatacgAACCACGCTATGAGCAAACTTGATCTAAATAAAACTTATGCTCACAATgtcagaaaaaaactttttttcaagtACACTTTCAATGGTCACAAAGACAGAccttttttaatcataaaaatatttgtgaatttacaAATTTGAAATAGTGCAAAGTTTGTTCtcagaagatataaaaattaatttaaaatcgATGACAGAGAGAGCTACAATTTCCCCCAGAATTTTATCAATTATACATTTCTGTAAAACCTCATTGAGCAAATAGTcatgagaaaaattagaaaatattttcaattagattaaaatgaaatgaataagtAATAAGAAAACACAGTATGAAAATACATAGCTAACTTATACTTAgaggaaaattcaaaaattaaaacaacatggataaaactggagacCATAATTCTAAGCTAATTAATgttggaaaagaaaaccaaatactgcatgttttcacttataagtgggagctaaacactgagcatATATGGACATAAATATGAAAGCAATAGACACTGGACTACTAGAGGGTAAAGAGAgggaaagtgaattttaaaaactacctattgtTACTAGTTAGATGGCAGGATCCATATTCCAAGCCTCAATATCATGcaatattcccatgtaacaaatttgtacatgtaccccctgtatctaaaataaaagctgaaattaaaaaatgaaaattataaataaataaataagaataatgatcacaaaatctttgaaataaaCTGATGCTTTAAGAAGAAATTAGGAAGTTTTTTTCcctcaagatggccaaatagacacTTTTTGCCAGCACACCTCACCCATTTGCAAATAGTGAAATAGTGTGTACAGATTCACACTGGGAACTTGTATCCAAGGAGGAACACTGGAgttaaacaaaaacatgaaacaaaTCTTTGGATACTGCTTAAAAGAAGATGGGAAGTAGCCTATGTGTCAGGGTTCAGTGGAAAACCATGAACAAATCCTAGTGCATGAGATGGGAAGGGAATGTCTCTGCCATACCCATTTCCTCTGGGGAGCTAGACAATCCAGGCCACAGGGGATCTCTCTGACCCTTCCAAAACCTGGATCTGACTTGGGGAGCTGAGAGACTATAAAAAGGAATGGCACTGGGACTTGTCCTGCATGTACTCCCAGAACAGAGTGCCAATAAAGGAAGCCAGCTTGCTCCTGACTTACTGTGGGCTGTAGGAACTTCCTGTGTGACTGCAGGAACCCACCAGTCAGCATGGACAGCAATCAGTGGAATAAAGAGTCTCAGGCTGGGGATTGCCAACCTGATTTATATCAAGGGAGGGACTCCCATAGCCAGAACTGAGAAGCAAGTGTGGTGTGGGCTCCAGACATTGTCTGTAGCAGTGTTTTTGTGAAAGTATGTACAACTATTTGTTAAAAACCATATAACTGTGCACCTAAAACGAGTAAAGTTTGCTGTATTTAAGTTACACCTCAGAAAGGAACctgaaacagatgaaaaaaaaaaaagcatgagattTACCATCTACTATTctccagaataatttttttttttttttttagatggaatcccgctctgtagcacaggctggagtgcactggcgccatctcggctcactgcaacctctgcctccaggtcctggttcaggcaattctcctacctcagcctcccaagtagctgggattacaggcacgagccactacgcccagctaatttttgtattttttagtggagacggggtttcaccatgttggtcagtctggtcttgaactctgaaccTCGTGAtctctcgacctcttgacctcctgatccacccaccttggcctcccaaagtgctgggattataggcatgagccactgtgcctggctgaagcattttttattattttttatttttgaggcaagttattctcccacctcaacttcccagatAGTGGGGAAaacagatgtgtgctaccatgtccagctaattttttaatttttgttgagacaggctctcactttgttgtccaggctggtctgaaactcctgggctcaagtgatcctcccacctcggccttccaatgtgctgagattacaggggtaagccactctgcctggcccacACTGaatctttattttgaatatttgcagTAGAATCTTCGTTCAATATGATAAACTTATCCTAACATATTTGATAAGCAAGGTCCATGTCTGACCAATCTACCATTTCTTCCACAGTGCAGTTTTACTAAACAACCTTCAGTTTTCTGAACAATGCATGTTAGGGCAGACACTTTTTGTAATTGATGCTCTCTATACCTGCTATGTGTTTTTCATCCTTCTTGGAGAAAATTCTTGATTATCTTTTAAGAACGAGATTAGTGGAGTTAAACCTTTTGTTACATCTAAAATTTTAATCACGGTTTCAATGACTGCAACTTATTGGTCCTATGACCCCTAAGTGGTGATAATCTTATGGAACTGAACCCTTTAACCTTTAAGACTTCATGCTATCTCCAAGtggatagtgtcagaattgaattgaattaggGAACATCCAGTTGGTGTTCACTACACAATTGCTGGTTATGTTGAGAAAAACCCTTAGATATCTGGTGTCAGAGTGTTCTGTTCTGTATTGAGTGACTGTgtgagaactggaaaaaccactttGTTTCCCCCAACCCACATCTTTAGCGttgagggtatgtgtgtgtgtttgtgtgtgcatgcacgtgcataCAGGCTGCATATGtgtgacaaagagaaagagaaaaacaggaagagattcataaatatataaagaaaatagcaaactaaaatactctttatttaaggggatttaaaaataaaaactctaataAAAGCCGAttgctgaataatttttttaaatgtatgtgaaATGATTTCCCAGTTTGGGGTACAAAAAGACAGGaaacttatttcttttctgttgataTATTCTAGTTTCATTGTTGTTTTCCAGAAAACTATTGTTAACTATCTTGTTTCCACagtatttaaatttacatattccatattttctttaaactataaaaatgcatatattccACACCAATTTCCACATATACCTACTCTCTCTTCACAATGTGGTAAAGTGCGATATTTGGAAATTTACCTTCTTAGACAACAACTAAGTCTATTATCGTCTTCTTGGCAGATAAGAAGAAAATATGTCATTCTCATAAGACTGTCTCTTGAAGTGATGACATATTCCCCAGAGAGAAGCAGACAGatgaaaggggaagaaagagacagagtaCCTTTTTCAGCAGGGCAATACTTTACTACTTGAACAAATTTCTCCTGCCATTGAATATCTTATGCACTGCTGACCTTATCTGTCTGGCTTTCAGGCTATAAACCAAAGGATTAAGGACAGGAGtcaagaaaaggaagagattgGCCATGGTGACATGGAGAACAGGAGATGTGAATTTACCAAACCTATGAATTAGGGCCAGCACAATGAGTGGCACATAGAAGATGAAGACAGTGAAGATGTGGGAAACACAGGTATTAAGTGTCTTGAGCTGACCACTTTTTGAGGCAATACCCAACACTGTTTTCAAAATCAAGAtgtatgaaatgaaaatgaacacaGAGTCAATTCCAAAGGAGCAGATGACAAGGGACAATCCATAGATCATGTTGACTCTGACAGGGCCACAGGCCAGCTTCATCACATCAGGGTGGTAGCAGTAACAGTGGGACAGAATGAAATCTTTGCAGAAGGGCAGTCGCTTGAGGAGGATTGGCAAGGGTACCATCAACATCACACTCCTAACCACAGCTGTAAGCCCCATCTGAATAATCCTGGCAG
Encoded here:
- the LOC118145640 gene encoding olfactory receptor 51I2-like; the encoded protein is MGLINSSWFQPHFLLLTGIPGLESVQIWISIPLCVMYLTAILGNCTILLVIKTTSSLHEPQYIFLSMLAATDLGLSLSTLPTVLNVFLLNHREIEFHFCLTQMFFIHIFSCMESAILLAMAFDRFVAIRNPLHYTMVLTPARIIQMGLTAVVRSVMLMVPLPILLKRLPFCKDFILSHCYCYHPDVMKLACGPVRVNMIYGLSLVICSFGIDSVFIFISYILILKTVLGIASKSGQLKTLNTCVSHIFTVFIFYVPLIVLALIHRFGKFTSPVLHVTMANLFLFLTPVLNPLVYSLKARQIRSAVHKIFNGRRNLFK